CTGTGAAACTATCTGATAGTAACAGCTTGTAGGTATTAGGAGGAAAAATGTAGTGGTGCAAGTACAATGAGAGTATTACTGGCTGCAGCACATCATGACTCTCTAAAGTGTTCTTCATCCTTAAATGACATATCTGAGAATAAGGAAGTGATAGTAAAACACATATGCAAGAGGGCTTTGTTCTCTGTGCCTACATTTACAGAGTAGAAAGGGTAGAACCCCATGAGCGATAAGGCTAGTAGTGGGTCAGAAGCAGCGCTCTGTGAGCAAGGACTGGCTTGAACCTCTCCCTGTGTTGATACTTGAATAGGAAGCAAGCACTGAACAAGTTAGGAGCTTGGGCTGTATCTTAATAGGTGCCTGTGATAGCCTGAGAGTTGAGTTTTTCTTTGTCAAGTATTTAAGCTTGGTTTTGACAGGAACGCTGCTTCACAGTCTCCATCCTCTCTAGACTGCTGTTAGCTTCTCACTAATGCTGTAATAAAGTATGTGGCTTAACAGTAATGTCAGTGAGCAGTAATGACTTCATGGAAGGCTTCtgaaacaaggagaaaagaaaggcagcCCAAGCAACAAATAGAGTTTGTGATCCATAGCATGCCTTAACACAGTGATCTTGCAGCTGCTTTGTATCCTGAAAGGGGTGGAAATGCTGTTCTACAGTAACTATAACCcggaacagaaattaaagatcTGTCAGAAGCAAACACTGCATAGCAAAGGCTTATCCCAGTGCAAAAATAATGGTATGTCTTAAAAGTTAGTTAACAAAAAAAGGCTAAATACAAAAGTTTCTGTAGTAGAACAGCTGCAGTAAGTGGCAGATATGCTTATTGACAGGAGAAGTAGTGGGTTTTTCCTGGAAAAGTAGTGGTCAGAAAATAGAATGAACCACTGATACTGCTCAAGTATGTGTTTCAGTGCAGAGCAAGTGGAACCAGATCTGCAGTGTCAGTGTTGCTCCATTCACTAAGCTATGCCTACAATTTAACTTCCAGTAAAGCTTACTATCCCTAGAAAGAAAATGGACTAGCTAGAAAAACAGCTTAGCTGTAATTAAATTACTCAGCTTCCTTTGTAGattatacagaaaacaaaaatatgtagtTTAAGATGTAAAATTGCAGGAGTGTACCATGTGAGTATCCCTTCTAGAGTATCTTAAATGTAATACTTAAGATTTGTCTTCAGCTTGTTATTGTGTGCCTTCAGTTAAGTATGCAATAAGGCAATTAGGAAATGGCAAATGATAAACATCTCCAAAATCTAAACTAGTTCAagttccaaaaagaaaaagctacatCTGAACTAGAATAACTATTTCAGTCCTTGAAATGGTCAATGGAAGTATAGCACGCAAACCTCACAGGTTGATCTCTGAGTGAAATAGCACAGTCTGGCAACTAAACCTattcaaatgaaagcaagtCTTGCCAATtggaattctctttttttcagggaGCCCCACAAAAGTCATCCTTGCCTTATCATCGATTTTAGACCAGCCATGACACTAGGCCTAAAAATTAGTTCCTAACTGTATGTATGCTGCTCACTGAACAGattgccttctgcttttctacTGGGCTCTTGTAAAAGTCTATGTCCTCCACACATTAATAAATGTATCTGCATAAAGTATTGAAGGGTGCTAGATCCCTCTGAAAACAGTGGGGCTCAGAGCTGCACTGGTACAGTGTTCAACCTGGGATCTGCTCTTACCCTGCAGCTTGATCTCCTAACCTTCATCAGCATTTGATCTGCAGAGCTCCTGTCATTCAGCTCAATTACAACAATGAATGATCAGCACTCCTGAAAATCAGCCCCGTGCTGGTTTCAAGTACTCAGGAAATGAAAACTATAAGGACCACCGGTGAAAAGTTTGGGTCAAGTGATTTGCCTCATATCGTACAAACTCAGTGGTAAGAGCTGAAATAAACAGAGTTCTCCGCAGAGGTTTTTCTCATGCTGAATGACATTCTCACAACCTGCATTCCTGACTGCATTCCTGATCTCCTTAACTAGCCTGCTTCTAGGGAGGAAATCTCTAATCCAAAGTTTGTTCACCACAGactttaatttcttattttaattccttctggCCTTTAGGAAAAAGTAAAGCTCTAACCATTGAGACTAGTGCCATGATCATACACCCTCCCTTAAGTAAGTGTTTTACCTTCTGAGTAGTTCTTTCcaacaattttaatttcttagtgTGCCTATACAAGATAGCTTCAAAAGGTAGCAAGTTCTATATTACTACAGATTATCAGCAAGTAGAGATTTTTAGATTCCTGATGGAGAAATCTTTGCCTTGACCTATCAGTTTATGCAGGTCAGCTACTAGCTGGGATGGAAGCGCAGTCTGTGCCACTGGATTTGAAGTGTTGACAGCAGAGGAGTAGTGATACACTGCATTTTTGTTGTCCATTACAAGCTGAGAGAGtgtgaaataatgtttttggAAACCTTACCCTTTTATCCCAGGCCTTGACTCCTAGGGGAGATTACATGAAGGGAAAACATTCCCTGAAACAGTCAAACTTAAAAGCCGTATTTCTTGTAGTTCAGTCTGGTGAGAACCAGAAGTAACTGAACCAGTGGCTTAcatcttttcctgaaaagacTGGTTTGTGACCAGTTCAGCTGGCAAACAAGAACCTCACATAAAGCCATTAAGTCACCTCCATATGTTGAAAATaccttctctgctctgcaagCTAAAGGCGTAGGCAGGTAACTTCAGCTGAACTGCAGTATACCAACATAGGCTTCTGTGCTCACTTAGACCattctctgtgtgtttgggttttttataactttattagaatttaaaagaatagtTAGAGATGAGACTGTTCACAAGTGATCAAAAAACTACTTACACCAATGGAAGTCTTGATGTTGGATgtcagagagggactcttcattggggactgtagcaataggacaaggggtgatgggtttaaactgaaacaggggcGATTGAGATGAGCtgttaggcagaagctcttccctgtgagggtgctgaggcgctggcacagggtgcccagagaagctgtggctgccccatccctggcagtgttcagggccaggttggatgaggcttggagcaacctgctctagtggaaggtgtccctgcccgtggcagggggctggaactggaggagctttaaggtctcttccaacacaaaccattccgAGTTATACGGCAGTCTAATGGACTCGGCCATGGAGCATCCCGAAGTTTGGTTCCTTCCTTTGGGTGGAACGCTGCCGTGCACCCCTGCGCTGCAGCCGCCTGGGGCAGCCAGGACCCGCTCCTCGCTTTGAACGGCGGCGGCAGGAGGCGGGTCTGCCTCGTCCCGGGGCAGCCGCAGTTCAGCTGcgctgtgctgctggctcctgctgcgCGAGCATCAACTACATGTCACTGTGTCACCTCCACCGCCCTTTCACAGCACCAAGCGGGCTGAGCCCGAGCGCCTCGAGGCGGAGGCAGCTCCCGCCGAGGGCTGCGCTGTGCTGCGAAAGCCCCCGGCCGGGCACAGCTCCGCGGACGCGGCATCTCTCCGGCTGCTCCCTGGCGGGGCGCCGAGGCGGTGCAGCCGCGGGCGCAGCGCGCCCCCTGGCGGCTCCGCGGCAGCTCTCCCGCCGTACGTGCCAGTACCCAACATGGCTCCTGCGCCCTCCGCGCCCGCGCGGGGCTGCTGCCCTCGCTCGGTATGGCTGCCCTCTGCCTTTAGGCGGCACGGGCAGCACAAAGAGCTGCCGCTGACTCACCCGCTCTGCTGCAACCCCCCTCAGTATAGAGTCAATCACGTTGGAAAAGACgtttaagctcatccagtccaaccgctccccagcactgccaaggccaccactaacccatggcactgaggcctcggctacacggtgtatgaacacttgcagggacggtgactccagcactgccctgggcagcctgttccaatgcctgagcaccctctggggaaggaattgttcctcatctccatctaaacctcccctggtgcagctcgaggccatttcctcttgtcccatcccttgttccttgggagcagagaccagccccctcctggctccatcctcctgtcaggcagttgtagagagcgataaggtcccccctgagccttctcttctccagactaaacccccccaggtccctcagccgttcctcatcacacttgtgctccaggccctgcaccagctccgttgaccttctctggccccgctccagcacctcaatgtctctcttgcagtgaggggcccagaactgacccaggattcgaggtgcagcctcaccagtgcccagcacagggggacagtcactgccctggccctgctgccacactggtgctgatacaggccaggatgctggtggcttcttggctgcctgggcacaagctgctcatgttcagctccgtcagTCAGCACCCACAGGTCCTTTCgcatgagcagtttccagccactcttccctaagcctggagcattgcagggggttgttgtggcccaagagcaggacccagcactttgccttgttgaacctcattccactggccacagcccatggatccagcctgccGAGATCAATCTTGGTCTCATTATTCATGCTCAGTTCTGCCCTCCCCACTGCCTAAGTGCCTTCTTGGCTTAAGTGGTCCTTCGCCCCCTTCAGTACTCACTACTTCATCTCCTTATCATCTGCAGCCCTATCCCCAACATTAAACACCTTTAATCTGGTAGAATGGGCTCTCTGCATCCCAGGAGTTCTCCTGGGGCGCCGGCCCATTGGGAAGACCCCTATCCACCCATCTGCTCTGTCTTGTGGCACGACAGTTGGTCCATGCCAGAGATGGCAGAGCACATGGATGCATGCAGGAGGTGAGCTGCTCACAGCTGACAAAAtctgggctgcagggctgcttgcTTGTCCTGGGAGCATTCCTGGCCAGTGCAATGCTTTCAGCTTACTCCTTCCATGTGGAGCAATGGGTGTTACTACACATCCCatcctgcagagctcaggacCCTCCGCTGGCAAGGCCTCGCAGATCAGCACATTTCATGGAGCTTGTTCCATGATTTGTGCCAAAGCTGTTGTTACTGGTGTGGAATGGGATTAGCTGCCAGGGCGGAGGCTTCTGCCTAGCCTTGCAGTTGCTGTGTCACTGCAGGTGCTGTCACCTCCCTGTCAATCGGCTTTCTTGGCTCCTTTGTAAGCGGTAGATCACGGAGGTCCCCCGAGATCCCAGGcaatgatagaatcacagaatggtttgtgttggaagggaccttcaaagctcagcTAGTCCAACCGCCTGCAATGAGCAGgcacatcttcaactagaccaggttgctcagaaccacatccagcctggcctgaaatgtctccagggatggggcatccaccacctccctgggcaacctgggccaggattttaccaccctcactgcgAAAATGATGGAGCATGTCACTGACATGGGAAGGTCCGAGCACCCGTCCTGCACCCTGGCTCACCAGGGGCTGCGCCTCTGTTGAGACCTGGGGGgacacagcagtgctgagccCCAGGGAGACGAGGAGCATCGTCCCCCGTCCATCCGCAGGGGTGGCATCAGGCCCCTGCCTTGGAGCCTTCTTTCATCTGCTGTTTTAGCAAAGCCCGGTGGCGGTGGCGCTGAAGCACTTAAGACAAAACCACTTTTAGCTCTGTGCCTCCAGGGAGTGCCAGCGGCGGTGCGGGACGTGCCTGCCCCAGCCTCCCCTGCGGGGACGGGGAAAGTCTCCCTTTGGCGctcccctctgccctccccagcGCTCGGGCTGCCCCCGGGCCCCTTCCCCGCTGTCCCGGGAGCGGGGCCCGCCCCTGCGCGGCGCTGCAGGCGGGACCGGCCCCGTGCCGGGCCCCGAGCACACCCAGGCGGGTGTGAGCAGCGCGGGGCCGCCCAGCGCGGAGCCCGGCCCTCGCCCGGCACCGCGGCCGCGGGAGCGCAGCGTCgcggggagcagcagcaggtactTTGCCCCGCAGCGGGCTGCGCGGAGCGGGCGGTGAGGCGGGGGGGTCTGGGCCGGGCTGAGCTGCTCACTTCGAGGGCGCTGTGCTCTGACCCCGCGGCTCTGCCCGTGGGGCCGGGGCACGCTGGGGCTGGGCATCAACTCCTGCCCGATGCCACCTGGCCAGGGCTGGCTCGGCTTCGCAGGGCAAAGGGGTCTTGCCCTTGGCCATCTGGTTGTCCTGTGCCAGCACCCCTGCAGGGTTGTGAGTGCGTGCTGCTGTGTCGGGGACTGCAGCAATGGGTTTGTCACCCTTGCAAGCCCCCTGTGCCCCCTACACTAGGGCCGGGGGGGTTGTTTGGGGAGAGCTCCTGACAGAGTCCCAGCTCCCCTTGGATCCAGAGCAGAAGCTGAGCAGGGTCTGCTGCGTGCTCAGCCTAGCTCTGGTTGGGACCTGCACCCTGTACAGCGGTGTTGCGCAGTaactggtgctgctgctgcagtcccGCTCTGAACTGGGGACTAGTGTTGGGATTTTCTCTCCGAACCCTCCAGACAGCACCACGGTGTAGGCTTGTGGCCAGTCCCATGCCATCCTTCTGTCAAGCTCCAGTCCTGGCAGCAACAGCCTCTTGGAGCAGCTGAATGCTGAAGTTCTGCTGGTCCCCACAGCCATTCCTGCTGTACTTTGTACCCTGTGGGAGCCAAGCCAGACAGGgtttccctgctctgcctgtgtgaGCACTGAGGGGGGGACAAGGCAAATCCCAGGGGATTCTGGCTGAGCCCAGGTGGAAGCAatgcctctgctgctggtgaCAGCAGGGATACTAGCCTGCAGCCAGAGCCGCTGGGCATCAGGGGGGGAAACTGCCAGTCCCAGGGCTTCCAGTGCTCACGTTAAGGCTGGCTCCTTTGGTGGGATCACTGAGCAGATCACAGCTGCTGATCTGGTCCCTAGAA
Above is a genomic segment from Strigops habroptila isolate Jane chromosome 9, bStrHab1.2.pri, whole genome shotgun sequence containing:
- the LOC115603068 gene encoding skin secretory protein xP2-like — translated: MEGENDSQELSPTGRLLPHRKTQGSQKSKSEKTHRLRQRQFNSTKRAEPERLEAEAAPAEGCAVLRKPPAGHSSADAASLRLLPGGAPRRCSRGRSAPPGGSAAALPPYVPVPNMAPAPSAPARGCCPRSRSGCPRAPSPLSRERGPPLRGAAGGTGPVPGPEHTQAGVSSAGPPSAEPGPRPAPRPRERSVAGSSSRYFAPQRAARSGR